From Primulina tabacum isolate GXHZ01 chromosome 2, ASM2559414v2, whole genome shotgun sequence, one genomic window encodes:
- the LOC142537933 gene encoding putative BOI-related E3 ubiquitin-protein ligase 3, giving the protein MAVEARHLNLFRPPVLGNQGLMVNSEERNGSAFGAQMTYGVVAPLAGITTATDSALPMYCSTLADTFPAKSEAMKSYNCLGVSRKRSRESNINPILSSFPNVAQNENANNRCTSFNFLGEDITLQIHQKRMEMDRFISQHAEKVWMEMEESHRRFSRRIAEAVKENMTSKLRAKEDELKKIVELNWALEERVKSLSMENQIWRDLAQSNEATANALRSDLQQVLAQVEDEQHHTADDAQSCCGSNLKEAGGDKHQRSYRMCRSCGKEESCVLLLPCRHLCLCSLCGSSLQACPVCNSIRTASLHVNLS; this is encoded by the exons ATGGCAGTTGAAGCTCGGCATCTCAATCTGTTTCGTCCACCGGTTCTTGGCAATCA agGGTTGATGGTGAACAGCGAGGAAAGAAATGGAAGCGCGTTTGGAGCTCAGATGACGTATGGAGTTGTGGCTCCGTTAGCTGGAATCACAACGGCGACGGATTCTGCTTTACCTATGTACTGCTCGACGTTAGCGGATACTTTTCCGGCCAAATCCGAGGCAATGAAATCATACAACTGTCTCGGCGTTTCGAGGAAGCGTTCGAGagaatcaaatatcaatccaatACTTTCGTCGTTTCCAAACGTAGCGCAGAACGAGAATGCGAATAATCGTTGCACTTCTTTCAATTTTCTAGGTGAAGATATCACGCTTCAGATCCACCAGAAAAGAATGGAAATGGATCGATTCATCTCCCAACAT gcGGAGAAAGTGTGGATGGAAATGGAAGAAAGTCACAGAAGATTTTCCCGACGAATCGCGGAAGCAGTGAAAGAAAACATGACGAGCAAACTGAGAGCAAAAGAAGACGAACTGAAAAAGATTGTAGAGCTAAACTGGGCACTGGAGGAGAGAGTGAAATCGCTATCGATGGAAAACCAAATCTGGAGGGATTTGGCACAAAGCAACGAAGCCACGGCGAACGCTCTAAGATCCGATCTTCAACAAGTCCTGGCCCAAGTCGAAGACGAACAACACCACACAGCGGACGATGCTCAATCGTGCTGCGGCAGCAACTTGAAGGAGGCGGGCGGGGACAAACACCAAAGAAGCTATAGGATGTGCAGGAGTTGTGGGAAAGAGGAGTCGTGCGTACTACTTTTGCCATGCAGGCATCTGTGCCTGTGCAGTTTATGTGGGTCATCTCTTCAAGCTTGCCCCGTCTGTAACTCCATCAGAACGGCCAGTCTGCACGTTAATCTCTCCTGA